Part of the Pseudomonas sp. P8_241 genome is shown below.
TGCCGAAGGCGGTAATGAAGCGGTCGATCGCTTCCTGATGCCATCGGACAGCGGCCTGCTGGATTGGCCGCTGCTGCAGTTCTCGGAAGCGAGCGCGTTCTACTGGCTAAACGGCCAGCCAGTACGTGCCCCGGATGCTCCGAAGTTCGGCATGGTACGGGTACAGGATCACAATGGTCGCTTCATCGGTATCGGTGAAGTGAGCGAAGACGGGCGCATCGCGCCACGTCGACTGATTCGGTCAGAATGACCGGAACCAGCCCGTGTAACAGCGGGCTGGCGAGGGTGGCTGTTAACAGGCACGGTCACTACTCATTTTTAGATACAGGGATTTGTCCCTGGCCTGTTGAAACTGTTTTTCTGAAACAGTTTCCTGATAAAAGGATTGCCTCATGGCTCTCGACGTTCAAGAAAAAGCTCAAATCGTAGCTGACTACCAGCAAGCTGTTGGTGACACTGGTTCGCCAGAAGTGCAAGTTGCACTGCTGACCGCCAACATCAACAAACTGCAAGGTCACTTCAAGGCCAACGGTAAAGATCACCACTCCCGTCGTGGTCTGATCCGCATGGTAAACCAGCGTCGTAAGCTGCTGGACTACCTGAAAGGCAAGGACGTGAGCCGTTACAGCGCTCTGATCGCTCGCCTGGGTCTGCGTCGCTAATAAGCGATTGCGCTAGAGGTTGGTTGTCTGTCGTGCTCCAGTGGGTTTCCCGCTGGCGCATGGCAGGCTCCCAGCCTCAAGTTTTATCTGGATACCTGCTTTACCTGAGTGACACCTGGACAATCCAGTCGGGCCGATTCCCGGCGTTGCCCAAGAATTTCGCAAGAAACCAGTTCCCCCAAGAGCCACAAAGAAGGTAGGACACCGTGAACCCGGTAATCAAAAAATTCCAGTTCGGTCAGTCGACCGTTACCCTCGAGACTGGCCGTATCGCCCGTCAGGCCTCCGGCGCAGTATTGGTCACCGTTGACGACGACGTCAGCGTGTTGGTGACTGTAGTCGGTGCAAAACAAGCGGATCCAGGCAAGGGCTTCTTCCCTCTGTCTGTTCACTACCAGGAAAAGACTTACGCTGCCGGTAAGATCCCTGGCGGTTTCTTCAAGCGTGAAGGCCGTCCTTCCGAAAAAGAAACCCTGACTTCCCGACTGATCGACCGTCCGATCCGTCCGCTGTTCCCGGAAGGCTTCATGAACGAAGTGCAGGTAGTCTGCACCGTCGTTTCGACCAGCAAAAAGACCGATCCGGACATCGCTGCGATGATCGGTACCTCGGCTGCCCTGGCCATCTCCGGCATTCCTTTCGATGGCCCGATCGGCGCTGCCCGCGTTGCGTTCCACGAAAGCACCGGTTACCTGCTGAACCCGACTTACGAGCAACAAGCAGCTTCGAGCCTGGACATGGTCGTTGCCGGTACTTCGGACGCTGTGCTGATGGTTGAATCGGAAGCCAAAGAGCTGACCGAAGACCAGATGCTGGGCGCGGTACTGTTTGCTCACGACGAGTTCCAGGTTGTGATCAACGCTGTTAAAGAACTGGCCGCCGAAGCTGCCAAGCCAACCTGGACCTGGGCTCCTGCGCCAGAAGCCACCGAGCTGCTGGGCGCTATCCGTGCCGAATTCGGCGAAGCGATCTCCCAGGCCTACACCATCACTGTCAAGGCCGACCGTTATGCTCGCCTGGGCGAGTTGAAGGACCAGGTCGTTGCCAAGTTGTCCGGTGAAGAAGGCCAGCCTTCTTCCAGCGAAGTCAAAGCGGCTTTCGGCGAAATCGAATACCGCACCGTTCGCGAAAACATCGTAAACGGCAAGCCACGTATCGACGGTCGCGACACCAAGACTGTCCGTCCGTTGAACATCGAAGTCGGCGTTCTGCCGAAGACCCACGGTTCGGCTCTGTTCACCCGTGGCGAAACCCAGGCGCTGGTCGTTGCAACACTGGGCACCGCCCGTGACGCACAACTGCTGGACACCCTGGAAGGCGAGAAAAAAGACCCGTTCATGCTGCACTACAACTTCCCTCCGTTCTCGGTAGGCGAGTGTGGTCGCATGGGTGGTGCTGGTCGTCGTGAAATCGGTCACGGCCGTCTGGCCCGTCGTTCGGTTTCGGCCATGCTGCCTGCCGCCGACGTGTTCCCGTACACCATCCGCGTTGTTTCGGAAATCACCGAATCCAACGGTTCGAGCTCGATGGCTTCCGTTTGCGGCGCTTCCCTGGCCCTGATGGACGCTGGTGTGCCGATGAAGGCGCCGGTTGCCGGTATCGCCATGGGTCTGGTTAAAGAAGGCGAGAAATTCGCTGTCCTGACCGACATCCTGGGTGACGAAGATCACCTGGGCGACATGGACTTCAAGGTAGCCGGTACCGCCAAAGGTGTTACCGCGCTGCAGATGGACATCAAGATCAAGGGCATCACCGAAGAAATCATGGAGATCGCTCTGGGCCAAGCCCTGGAAGCGCGCCTGAACATCCTCGGTCAGATGAACCAGATTATTGGCCAGTCGCGTACCGAACTGTCGGCCAACGCACCGACCATGATCGCGATGAAGATCGATACCGACAAAATTCGTGATGTCATCGGTAAAGGCGGCGCGACCATTCGTGCGATCTGTGAAGAAACCAAGGCTTCGATCGACATCGAAGACGACGGTTCGATCAAGATCTTCGGCGAAACCAAGGAAGCGGCAGAAGCTGCTCGTCAGCGCGTTCTGGGCATTACCGCCGAGGCCGAGATCGGCAAGATCTACGTCGGTAAGGTTGAGCGCATCGTCGATTTCGGCGCATTCGTCAACATCCTGCCGGGCAAGGACGGTCTGGTTCACATCTCCATGCTGAGCGACGCTCGCGTTGAGAAAGTGACCGACATCCTTAAAGAAGGCCAGGAAGTGGAAGTGCTGGTACTGGACGTGGACAACCGCGGCCGTATCAAACTGTCCATCAAAGACGTGGCAGCAGCCAAGGCTTCGGGCGTTTAATCGACCCCCCAGCCTGACCGCTTCAACGTTGTAGAAAATGCCCCGCAGTGAAAGCTGCGGGGCATTTTTTTATGTGTGCGGGAAGATCTTTTGCTTTTGTGGTGTAGTCAGTTGCCTGGTCCCATAGTCGGTGCTAGGTTTAGCCCACCGCCCGTGTAGCTCAGCCGGTAGAGCAGCGCACTCGTAACGCGAAGGTCGCAGGTTCGATTCCTGTCTCGGGCACCAGCAACAATTGTTTTCAGATGATCCCCGAATGGTTCTGAAGGCCAGAAAACCGCGCTTTATAAGGTTTTTTGCGTCAGAGAGATCCTTGATGATCCAGATCCATCTTCCATTCCCCAGATCAGCGAGAACGCCATGACTGTTAAAGAATTGACCCAAGAAGCCCGTCACGAAGAAGCGCTGAAGAAGTACTTGCTGGAGTCGCCGCAGCTGGCCGAAGAGATCAAGGACTTGCCTGCCGACGATCAGAAAGATCAGATCCAGTGGGCGTTCGAGGATGAAGCCGACGCTCAAGGCTTGCAGCCGTGGGAGCTGACACTCAAGTACACCTCAACCCCTGAAGAGTTCGAGGCCAAACGACTTGAACTGCACAAGGAAGCAGCCGAAGTCTTGGGCGTCGAGTGGGAGGAGTACTGCGAGATGAACAATCTGGTGGTTTGACAGCAGCATCGAGCTTCAAGAGGCAAGCTGCAAGTCAAAGCAAATTCGCTTGAGGCTTGCAGCTTGTCGCTTGTAACCGCCCTCAGATACTCAGACGCATCGACAGGTCGACTGCCTTTACATCCTTGGTCATCGCACCAATCGAGATGTAATCCACCCCGGTCTGCGCAATCGGCAGCAGCGTGCTTTCATTGATCCCGCCGCTGGCCTCCAGTTTTGCCTTGCCGGCGTTCAGCCGTACGGCTTCGCGCATGTCATCCAGGCTCAGTTCGTCGAGCATGATGATGTCGGCACCAGCCGCCAGTGCTTCCTTCAATTCATCCAGACTTTCGACTTCGATTTCGACCGGCTTGCCCGGAGCGATCTTGTGCGCGGCGGCGATGGCCTCGGGGATGCCGCCGCTGGCAGCAATATGGTTTTCCTTGATCAGGAAGGCGTCGTAAAGGCCGATGCGGTGGTTGTGGCATCCGCCGCAGGTGACGGCATACTTTTGCGCCAGCCGCAGCCCCGGCAGGGTTTTGCGGGTGTCGAGCAATTTGACCTGAGTTTCGGCAACGAAATCTGCCAGGTATTGTGCGCGGGTGGCTACGCCCGAGAGCATTTGCAGGAAGTTCAGGGCGCTGCGTTCGCCCGTCAGCAGTGAGCGTGCCGGACCTTCTAGGTGGAAAAGCACCTGGTTGGGCACCACTCGTTCGCCATCAGCGACTTGCCAGTGCACCGCGACGCGGGGGTCCAGTTGCCGAAAAACGGCATCCACCCAGGCTGTGCCACTGATGACTGCCGCGTCCCGGGTAATGATGGTGGCTGTGGCCAGGCGTTCGGCCGGTATCAGCTGCGCAGTGATGTCGCCGCTGCCGATGTCTTCGCGCAACGCACGGCGTACGTTGGCTTCAATTTCAGCGTTCAGATCGGCGAGTCGTAGATTCGGCATAACGGGCTCCACAAACAAAGTGTTCCGATTATAGGGGCATGGCGCGGGCCAACCCAAGATGCGAAACGCCGCCGTCCTGTATTTGGTTGAATCCCCGACCAATCGCTTGTGAGAACGCGATATCCCCAACCCCTCAATCGCGGCAAGTGATCGCGCCCGGAGGGGCTATCGCGGCATACTGTCGCCAACACAGTCGTCATTGAAGGAACCGATATGCAGTTGGACCCCGCGAGCGGATGGTTTCAGGGCGTGCAAATATGCCCCTCACCCAACTTCAATGCGCGCCCCGAGGGCGAAGTTTCCCTGCTGGTGATCCATAACATCAGCCTGCCACCGGCGCAGTTTGCCACTGGCAAAGTGCAGGAGTTTTTCCAGAATCGCCTGGATGTCACGGAGCACCCCTATTTTGCAGGGATCGCTGACCTGCGGGTGTCAGCACATTTTATGATTGAACGAGATGGAACCGTTACCCAGTTTGTTTCGTGCCTTGAGCGCGCATGGCACGCGGGCGTTTCGTGTTTCGAGGGACGGGAAACCTGTAACGATTTTTCGGTGGGCATCGAGCTCGAAGGCACGGATGATCTGCCATTCACCGATGCACAATACCGCGCATTGACGGCGCTGACCCGGCAATTGCAACACGCCTTCACTGCGATAACGACACAGCGCATCTGCGGGCATAGCGACATTGCACCCGGGCGCAAAACCGATCCAGGGCCGGCATTCGACTGGGCACGCTATCGTGCCGCCCTGGCACAAGAGGAAGGACAATGAGTTTTCTGGTGTTGCTGTTGGCGGTCTGGATCGAGAAATTCTCGGCCCTTCGTCACCGGGTTCAGCACGATGGTGGCTGGGTAAGCGAGCTGCACAAGCTTGAGGCCAGCCCGCGACTGGAGAGCCGTCCGTGGCTGATATTGACGGTTCTGGTGTTGTTGCCAGTCGCTCTGCTGGGGTTGCTGCTGATTGTGTTGGAGCCGGTGGCCTACGGATTGCTGACGCTGCCGATTCACTTGCTGGTGGTGATTTACAGCCTGGGGCGCGGTGATTTGCTGGCGGGTCTCGGGCCGTTCCGCGATGCCTGGCGCCGGGAGGATCTGCAAGCCGCGGCCCATGTGGCGAATCGCGATCTCGGAATCTGCGCCGACAGTGGTGAACAGCTGCTGGAAAGGGTGGAAGGTTATTTGTTGTGGGAGGCGTACCAGAGTTTTTTTGCGGTGATTTTCTGGTACTTCCTGCTCGGTCCGGTTGCGGCGCTGAGTTATCGACTGCTGGCTCTGGCGCAGGAACATAGCCAGAACCCGGCCGTCGTCGAACGGGCGGCCCAACTGCGTCACGCGTTCGATTGGGTGCCGGTGCGCCTGCTGGCAGCCAGCGTTGCCCTGGTCGGCAATTTCGTTGCGGTCAGTCGAGTGATGCTGCATGAGTTGCTGAACTGGAACATCAGCGCCGCCCAACTCATCGAGAAAGTCGGGCTGGTGGCGGGTGAAATTCCCGCTCCGGTGGTGGGACCTGAAGGCATCAACAACTTGGACCGGATCTGGGAGCTGCTGCTGCGTGCCGCGGTGCTGTGGTATGCCGGATTTGCGCTGTGGACTGTTTTTCGGCCCTGATTTCTGCCTGGAAATAAAAGGTCGCATTCATTGGGCGCTGCCGGTGCCTGCGATCTTTGCCGTTTACCTTAAGTTACAAAGCCTTCCGCCGATTTAAGTTATACAGAGATAGCACCGCATAGTGGCTATCTGCTGTCGGTCTGCGGCTGCTCATAAAAAAAATAAGAAATCGAAGGGAGACATCCAGTGAAGAGCTTGCTCTATCCCGCTGTCGCGCTGATGAATCGCTTGAGCTTCGGCATGAAGTTCAGCCTGATCAGCGTACTGTTCCTGGTGCCGATGCTGGTGACCAACTTTTATCTGGTGCGCGACTCCTATCGCGAGTTTCAGGGTACGCAGGTCGAGCTGCAAAGCCTTGAACTGTTGGGCAGCAGCCTGACATTGCGGCGTGATCTGGAAACGCTGAACAACCTGG
Proteins encoded:
- the pnp gene encoding polyribonucleotide nucleotidyltransferase, yielding MNPVIKKFQFGQSTVTLETGRIARQASGAVLVTVDDDVSVLVTVVGAKQADPGKGFFPLSVHYQEKTYAAGKIPGGFFKREGRPSEKETLTSRLIDRPIRPLFPEGFMNEVQVVCTVVSTSKKTDPDIAAMIGTSAALAISGIPFDGPIGAARVAFHESTGYLLNPTYEQQAASSLDMVVAGTSDAVLMVESEAKELTEDQMLGAVLFAHDEFQVVINAVKELAAEAAKPTWTWAPAPEATELLGAIRAEFGEAISQAYTITVKADRYARLGELKDQVVAKLSGEEGQPSSSEVKAAFGEIEYRTVRENIVNGKPRIDGRDTKTVRPLNIEVGVLPKTHGSALFTRGETQALVVATLGTARDAQLLDTLEGEKKDPFMLHYNFPPFSVGECGRMGGAGRREIGHGRLARRSVSAMLPAADVFPYTIRVVSEITESNGSSSMASVCGASLALMDAGVPMKAPVAGIAMGLVKEGEKFAVLTDILGDEDHLGDMDFKVAGTAKGVTALQMDIKIKGITEEIMEIALGQALEARLNILGQMNQIIGQSRTELSANAPTMIAMKIDTDKIRDVIGKGGATIRAICEETKASIDIEDDGSIKIFGETKEAAEAARQRVLGITAEAEIGKIYVGKVERIVDFGAFVNILPGKDGLVHISMLSDARVEKVTDILKEGQEVEVLVLDVDNRGRIKLSIKDVAAAKASGV
- the ampD gene encoding 1,6-anhydro-N-acetylmuramyl-L-alanine amidase AmpD, with product MQLDPASGWFQGVQICPSPNFNARPEGEVSLLVIHNISLPPAQFATGKVQEFFQNRLDVTEHPYFAGIADLRVSAHFMIERDGTVTQFVSCLERAWHAGVSCFEGRETCNDFSVGIELEGTDDLPFTDAQYRALTALTRQLQHAFTAITTQRICGHSDIAPGRKTDPGPAFDWARYRAALAQEEGQ
- the nadC gene encoding carboxylating nicotinate-nucleotide diphosphorylase yields the protein MPNLRLADLNAEIEANVRRALREDIGSGDITAQLIPAERLATATIITRDAAVISGTAWVDAVFRQLDPRVAVHWQVADGERVVPNQVLFHLEGPARSLLTGERSALNFLQMLSGVATRAQYLADFVAETQVKLLDTRKTLPGLRLAQKYAVTCGGCHNHRIGLYDAFLIKENHIAASGGIPEAIAAAHKIAPGKPVEIEVESLDELKEALAAGADIIMLDELSLDDMREAVRLNAGKAKLEASGGINESTLLPIAQTGVDYISIGAMTKDVKAVDLSMRLSI
- a CDS encoding DUF6388 family protein, with translation MTVKELTQEARHEEALKKYLLESPQLAEEIKDLPADDQKDQIQWAFEDEADAQGLQPWELTLKYTSTPEEFEAKRLELHKEAAEVLGVEWEEYCEMNNLVV
- the ampE gene encoding regulatory signaling modulator protein AmpE; this translates as MSFLVLLLAVWIEKFSALRHRVQHDGGWVSELHKLEASPRLESRPWLILTVLVLLPVALLGLLLIVLEPVAYGLLTLPIHLLVVIYSLGRGDLLAGLGPFRDAWRREDLQAAAHVANRDLGICADSGEQLLERVEGYLLWEAYQSFFAVIFWYFLLGPVAALSYRLLALAQEHSQNPAVVERAAQLRHAFDWVPVRLLAASVALVGNFVAVSRVMLHELLNWNISAAQLIEKVGLVAGEIPAPVVGPEGINNLDRIWELLLRAAVLWYAGFALWTVFRP
- the rpsO gene encoding 30S ribosomal protein S15, translated to MALDVQEKAQIVADYQQAVGDTGSPEVQVALLTANINKLQGHFKANGKDHHSRRGLIRMVNQRRKLLDYLKGKDVSRYSALIARLGLRR